One window from the genome of Cyclobacterium amurskyense encodes:
- a CDS encoding helix-turn-helix domain-containing protein, whose translation MSFLANNLKVLRKKSGLTQTQLAEKLGVQRTMISAYEDGRSEPRLSTILILTSIFDVSIDELTSWDIATKGRQFLQKEKLKVLTVTLDQNDQERISMVGKKASAGYLNGYADPEYMENLPNFGLPNLTGSHTYRAFEISGDSMLPLMPGTIVVGAYIESPGEIKNGKTYVLVTKNDGIVYKRVFNYITERGKLFVVSDNQNYKPYDIPIQEVMEIWEAKAFISTHFPDPKPEAPVSLEEIGKMILEIKSDIRKISSH comes from the coding sequence ATGAGTTTCTTGGCCAATAACCTTAAAGTTTTACGTAAAAAATCAGGACTTACGCAAACTCAGTTGGCAGAGAAGCTTGGGGTGCAAAGGACCATGATATCTGCTTATGAAGATGGTAGGTCTGAACCAAGGCTTTCAACAATTCTAATTTTGACCAGCATTTTTGATGTGTCAATAGATGAGTTGACAAGTTGGGACATTGCCACAAAAGGGCGTCAATTTCTTCAAAAGGAAAAGTTAAAAGTACTTACAGTTACCTTGGATCAAAATGATCAAGAGCGTATCAGTATGGTGGGTAAGAAAGCATCCGCAGGTTATCTAAACGGTTATGCTGATCCTGAATACATGGAGAACTTACCTAATTTTGGACTTCCAAACCTTACAGGAAGCCATACTTACAGGGCTTTTGAAATAAGCGGAGACAGTATGTTGCCATTGATGCCCGGGACAATTGTAGTTGGGGCTTATATTGAAAGTCCAGGGGAAATTAAAAACGGTAAAACCTATGTTTTAGTAACCAAGAATGATGGTATTGTCTACAAAAGGGTTTTCAACTATATAACTGAGAGAGGTAAATTGTTTGTAGTCTCAGACAATCAAAATTACAAGCCTTACGATATTCCCATACAAGAGGTGATGGAAATTTGGGAAGCCAAAGCTTTTATAAGTACACATTTTCCAGACCCAAAGCCTGAGGCCCCCGTTTCATTAGAAGAAATAGGCAAGATGATTTTAGAAATCAAATCGGATATTAGAAAAATCTCTAGCCATTAA
- a CDS encoding 2OG-Fe(II) oxygenase has protein sequence MEEWEKNNDIIVEDLYNKGWCVLDHYIPEDFRKELLQEQKELLMHGQFRLAGIGSGDTFAIKPEIRSDKVLWMDENLLTPLQEVYWDKMNGLRSAINRRCYLGLKSYEAHFAMYPQGSFYLRHLDRFQTVSYRIVSVVLYLNDSWEESDGGALRMYFTRPDGIEEYEDFLPLGGRLVAFLSGEIPHEVLPTNKERISITGWMKDRD, from the coding sequence ATGGAGGAATGGGAAAAAAACAATGACATTATAGTTGAGGATCTTTATAACAAAGGTTGGTGTGTTTTAGATCATTATATACCTGAAGACTTCAGAAAAGAGCTGCTTCAGGAGCAAAAAGAGTTGCTAATGCATGGGCAGTTTAGATTGGCAGGTATTGGTAGTGGAGATACTTTTGCGATAAAACCTGAAATAAGAAGCGATAAGGTACTGTGGATGGATGAAAATCTATTGACGCCATTACAGGAGGTTTATTGGGACAAGATGAATGGATTAAGATCAGCAATTAATCGGCGTTGTTATTTGGGACTTAAGTCTTATGAAGCGCATTTTGCCATGTATCCTCAGGGTTCCTTTTATTTACGGCATTTGGACCGGTTCCAAACTGTAAGTTATAGGATAGTAAGTGTTGTTTTATATTTAAATGATAGCTGGGAAGAATCCGATGGTGGAGCATTGAGGATGTATTTCACCAGACCTGATGGTATAGAGGAATATGAGGATTTTCTGCCCCTAGGAGGTAGGCTGGTTGCTTTTTTAAGTGGTGAGATTCCTCATGAGGTTTTACCTACAAATAAGGAAAGGATAAGTATTACAGGCTGGATGAAAGACAGGGATTAA
- a CDS encoding DUF4174 domain-containing protein, with amino-acid sequence MNYLITFVFFISSTFIQSQITLTDLQWKNRVLLVFPSINEESDMELNLTDSLEIELKDRDLVYFYFGDSLQSNTNYIFEPAYQKKLKQLYQMGSKQHSYVLIGKDGSSKLKIEKDSVDWQVLFATIDSMPMRIKEIKNKSSLTKE; translated from the coding sequence ATGAACTATCTGATCACTTTTGTATTTTTTATTAGCAGCACATTCATTCAATCTCAAATTACCCTCACAGATCTCCAATGGAAAAACCGTGTATTATTGGTTTTCCCTTCCATCAATGAGGAAAGTGATATGGAATTAAATTTAACAGATAGTCTGGAAATAGAGTTGAAAGACAGAGACTTGGTCTATTTCTATTTTGGAGACAGCTTGCAAAGTAATACCAACTATATATTCGAACCTGCTTACCAAAAAAAGCTTAAACAACTTTACCAAATGGGTTCAAAACAACATAGCTACGTCCTAATAGGAAAAGACGGATCCTCAAAATTAAAAATAGAAAAAGACAGCGTTGACTGGCAGGTGCTTTTTGCAACTATAGATTCCATGCCCATGCGGATCAAGGAAATTAAAAACAAATCCAGCCTTACAAAAGAATAG
- the metG gene encoding methionine--tRNA ligase, whose amino-acid sequence MSEKKFKRYTITSALPYANGPLHIGHLAGCYIPSDIYVRYLRLQQRDVAYVCGSDEHGVAITIKAKNEGISPQEVVDRYHGKMKGSFEKFGISFDHYSRTSSAVHHETASGLFTDLYKKGEFDEKETEQYYDAEANQFLADRYIEGTCPNCGYEEAYGDQCEKCGSSLSPTDLINPRSKLSGNTPVLKMTKHWFLDLGKYTSFLKRWILEEHANDWKNNVLGQCRSWLESGDGLQPRSMTRDMDWGIPVPIPGAEGKVLYVWFDAPIGYISSTKEWAKEKGKDWELYWKDKDTKLVHFIGKDNIVFHCITFPAILKTLGDFILPENVPANEFLNLEGQKISTSKNWAVWLHEYLEEFPGQEDVLRYVLTANAPETKDNDFTWKDFQARNNNELVAIFGNFVNRAVVLTHKYFEGKVPKNYGLAPVDDELIRTLNEYPDKISQSVEKYRFREALALMMDFARTGNKYLAETEPWKTIKTDQERTSTILNIALNIVANLSVLSQPFLPFTSEKIKKMLGLDALNWEVAGSMDLVKEGDPLEKAALLFQKIEDSTVEAQIQKLLDSKKKNEAAKYKAAPMKELVSFDDFVKLDLRVVTIVEAIKVKKSKKLLQLKVDTGIGIKTVLSGVAEQFQPEELVGKQVTMLLNLAPKKMAGIESEGMILMAEDSEGKLKLLNPHEPTNPGSSIS is encoded by the coding sequence ATGAGCGAAAAGAAATTCAAAAGATATACCATTACTTCTGCATTACCTTATGCGAATGGCCCTCTTCATATTGGCCATTTGGCAGGTTGTTATATTCCATCGGATATTTATGTGCGGTACTTAAGGTTACAACAGAGAGATGTAGCCTATGTTTGCGGATCTGACGAACATGGCGTAGCCATTACCATCAAGGCCAAAAATGAAGGGATCAGCCCTCAAGAAGTCGTCGACAGGTACCATGGGAAAATGAAGGGTAGTTTTGAAAAATTCGGGATTAGTTTTGATCATTATTCCCGAACCTCATCAGCAGTCCACCATGAAACAGCCAGTGGGTTATTTACTGACTTGTACAAAAAAGGAGAGTTTGATGAAAAGGAAACGGAGCAATACTACGATGCGGAAGCCAATCAGTTTTTAGCTGACAGGTACATAGAAGGCACCTGTCCAAACTGTGGCTATGAAGAAGCTTATGGCGACCAATGTGAAAAATGTGGCTCTTCACTAAGTCCTACCGACCTGATCAACCCAAGGTCAAAACTAAGTGGCAACACTCCAGTACTTAAAATGACCAAACATTGGTTTCTTGATTTAGGAAAATACACTTCCTTTTTGAAAAGATGGATTCTTGAGGAACATGCCAATGATTGGAAAAACAATGTTTTGGGACAATGTAGAAGCTGGCTAGAATCAGGTGATGGACTTCAACCAAGGTCCATGACCCGAGATATGGATTGGGGAATCCCAGTGCCAATTCCTGGGGCTGAGGGTAAAGTGCTATACGTTTGGTTTGATGCCCCTATAGGTTATATTTCCTCCACCAAGGAATGGGCCAAAGAAAAAGGCAAAGATTGGGAGTTGTATTGGAAAGACAAGGATACCAAACTGGTACACTTTATAGGAAAGGACAATATTGTATTTCACTGCATAACATTTCCTGCAATTTTAAAAACTTTAGGGGATTTTATCTTGCCAGAAAATGTTCCTGCGAATGAATTCCTTAATTTAGAAGGTCAAAAAATATCAACTTCCAAAAACTGGGCCGTTTGGTTACATGAGTATTTGGAAGAGTTTCCTGGTCAAGAGGATGTTTTACGTTATGTATTGACAGCAAATGCCCCTGAAACCAAGGACAATGATTTTACTTGGAAAGATTTTCAAGCCAGAAACAACAATGAATTAGTAGCCATCTTTGGTAATTTTGTCAATCGCGCGGTCGTGTTGACACATAAATATTTTGAAGGAAAAGTACCTAAAAATTATGGATTGGCTCCTGTAGACGATGAACTTATCCGAACCCTTAATGAGTATCCTGATAAAATCTCCCAATCCGTAGAGAAGTATAGATTTAGAGAAGCCCTAGCCCTAATGATGGATTTTGCTAGAACGGGTAATAAATATCTTGCAGAAACTGAACCTTGGAAAACCATCAAAACAGATCAGGAGAGGACATCCACAATACTAAACATTGCCTTGAATATTGTTGCCAACCTTTCAGTTCTATCTCAGCCATTTTTACCTTTCACTTCTGAGAAAATCAAAAAAATGCTCGGTTTGGACGCATTAAACTGGGAAGTTGCTGGATCCATGGATTTGGTAAAAGAAGGGGACCCGCTGGAAAAAGCAGCTTTGCTTTTCCAAAAGATCGAAGACAGTACGGTGGAAGCGCAGATTCAAAAGCTACTTGATAGCAAAAAGAAAAATGAAGCAGCCAAGTACAAAGCTGCCCCAATGAAAGAATTGGTTTCTTTTGATGATTTTGTAAAATTAGACTTACGTGTCGTTACTATTGTTGAAGCTATAAAGGTCAAAAAATCCAAAAAACTTCTTCAGCTCAAAGTGGACACTGGAATAGGTATTAAAACAGTTCTTAGTGGAGTAGCAGAGCAATTCCAGCCTGAAGAATTGGTAGGAAAGCAAGTAACCATGCTTCTAAACCTTGCTCCCAAAAAGATGGCAGGAATCGAATCTGAAGGGATGATATTGATGGCGGAAGACTCTGAAGGAAAGTTAAAACTACTTAATCCACATGAACCTACTAATCCGGGATCAAGCATTAGTTAA
- a CDS encoding sulfatase family protein, with the protein MNFMKINVRLYWPTMLVFLLVSISSCTQKDNTTESQPNIIIFFTDDQGYADLGTYGAEGFETPNLDQLAAEGIRFTNFYVPATVCTPSRAGLLTGRYPKRSNLHEAVLFPFSEGGLSPDEYTMAEMLKEGGYTTSCIGKWHLGHKEAFMPNNQGFDEFYGVPYSNDMDNYYYKDIDFQSPPLPFYRNTELIESGPDQQYLTKKYTEEAVKQIKNRGQKPFFIYLAHNMPHTPLFASPAFKGKSKHGLYGDVIMELDWSAGEIIKTLKEEGIYENTIFIFTSDNGPAKGSAKPLRGKKAQTWEGGQRVPAIITWPSKIPKGKVSDEFVNTLDLFPTLAKISSSKIPSELQLDGIDISEFLLDPDAKTLAERPFYFYARNGELEAIRLGEWKLHLKKSIGWNEKSEGEFQAALYNLNLDIGEKDNVATHHPEIVTKLSELATAFDAKL; encoded by the coding sequence ATGAATTTCATGAAAATTAATGTCAGACTTTACTGGCCAACCATGCTGGTATTTTTATTAGTCAGTATTTCATCGTGTACACAAAAGGACAATACTACTGAAAGCCAACCAAATATCATTATTTTCTTTACGGACGATCAAGGTTATGCAGATTTAGGTACCTATGGCGCTGAGGGATTTGAAACACCAAATTTAGATCAGTTGGCAGCGGAAGGAATAAGGTTTACCAATTTCTATGTCCCAGCTACGGTTTGCACCCCTTCCAGAGCAGGACTACTTACGGGTCGCTACCCAAAAAGAAGTAACCTTCACGAGGCGGTACTTTTCCCTTTTTCAGAAGGTGGTCTTTCTCCCGATGAATACACAATGGCCGAAATGTTAAAAGAAGGTGGGTATACTACCTCCTGCATAGGTAAATGGCACCTAGGCCATAAAGAAGCATTCATGCCTAACAATCAAGGTTTTGACGAATTCTATGGAGTGCCGTATTCCAACGACATGGACAATTACTATTATAAAGACATAGATTTTCAATCTCCTCCCCTTCCTTTTTACCGAAACACGGAGTTAATAGAGAGTGGGCCCGACCAGCAATACTTGACAAAAAAATACACAGAGGAGGCGGTAAAACAAATCAAAAATAGAGGACAAAAGCCCTTCTTTATTTACTTGGCGCACAATATGCCGCATACACCCCTCTTTGCTTCCCCTGCATTTAAAGGTAAAAGTAAACATGGCCTTTATGGGGATGTGATAATGGAATTAGACTGGAGTGCTGGTGAAATAATAAAAACCTTGAAAGAAGAGGGTATCTATGAAAACACCATTTTTATTTTCACTTCTGACAATGGACCAGCCAAAGGCTCGGCCAAACCGCTAAGAGGTAAAAAAGCCCAAACATGGGAAGGTGGTCAACGTGTTCCAGCAATTATTACCTGGCCAAGCAAGATTCCGAAAGGAAAGGTTTCAGATGAATTTGTAAATACATTGGATTTATTCCCTACCCTAGCTAAAATATCCTCCTCCAAAATTCCAAGTGAATTACAATTGGACGGAATAGACATCAGTGAATTTTTACTTGATCCAGATGCCAAAACACTTGCTGAGCGTCCATTTTATTTCTATGCTCGCAATGGTGAACTTGAAGCCATAAGACTTGGAGAATGGAAGCTTCATTTAAAAAAATCAATCGGGTGGAATGAAAAATCAGAGGGAGAGTTCCAGGCAGCACTGTACAATTTGAATCTGGATATTGGTGAAAAAGACAATGTGGCAACTCATCATCCTGAAATTGTAACAAAACTATCGGAATTAGCTACAGCATTTGACGCGAAATTGTAG
- a CDS encoding beta-N-acetylhexosaminidase, producing the protein MIKNYLFSALFFLLTLDLAFSQVQPEIIPMPASYKLLEGEFLWDHQVGLVMNDFSAQGNYLQQEDLRLLAIPLSEMESPSKKISISQTNSISQGYKIRIQSEEIVIEAANEEGAFYGVISLLQLAHAAKVKSGKIALPNWEIQDKPRYEWRGVMLDESRYFFGMEKVKQLLDHMAYYKLNTFHWHLTDAPGWRIDIKGFPKLATVGGIGNQSDPNAPATYYTQEEIKEIVRYASERMITVIPEIDMPGHATAANRAYPEHSGGGSERYPDFTFHPAKETTYGYLSKVLREVDVLFPSNMIHLGGDEVSFGNQMWPKDPKVLDLVKREGLEGMKGVEDYFFERMADTLFQMNNKVLAWDEMAGASLPKDKTIIFWWRHDKKEQLGLSLQNGYSTVICPRIPFYFDFLQQEDHKYGRKWAGAFAPLAAVYDFEVDDFGVKPEEKPLILGIQANLWTETVHNEQRFDFLMYPRIAALAEVVWSEKAVKSYVGFKNRLSVHLEKYKAEKIYYFDPFEPDHHPEPVYEP; encoded by the coding sequence ATGATAAAAAACTACCTGTTCTCGGCCTTATTTTTCTTGTTAACCCTTGATTTGGCATTCTCTCAGGTTCAACCTGAAATCATTCCTATGCCAGCCTCCTATAAACTTCTGGAAGGGGAGTTTTTGTGGGATCATCAGGTGGGCTTGGTAATGAATGACTTTTCAGCCCAAGGCAATTACCTTCAACAGGAGGATTTAAGGCTGCTGGCTATTCCGCTTTCGGAAATGGAGTCCCCATCCAAAAAAATCAGCATTAGCCAAACCAATAGTATTAGCCAAGGGTATAAAATTCGGATTCAATCCGAAGAAATTGTCATTGAAGCGGCAAATGAGGAAGGAGCATTTTATGGTGTAATTTCGCTATTGCAATTGGCACATGCAGCCAAAGTGAAAAGTGGTAAAATAGCTTTGCCCAATTGGGAAATCCAAGATAAGCCCAGGTATGAATGGAGAGGAGTAATGTTGGATGAATCCAGGTATTTTTTTGGGATGGAAAAGGTGAAGCAACTACTTGATCATATGGCTTATTACAAGTTAAATACTTTTCATTGGCATCTGACGGACGCTCCAGGATGGCGAATTGATATCAAAGGTTTCCCCAAACTGGCCACTGTAGGAGGGATAGGTAACCAATCCGATCCAAATGCCCCGGCTACCTATTATACTCAGGAAGAAATTAAAGAAATCGTTCGCTATGCCAGTGAGCGTATGATCACTGTGATACCGGAAATAGACATGCCAGGTCATGCCACTGCAGCCAATAGGGCTTATCCGGAACATAGCGGCGGAGGATCAGAAAGATACCCTGATTTTACTTTCCACCCAGCCAAGGAAACTACCTATGGCTATTTAAGTAAGGTCTTGCGTGAAGTAGATGTATTGTTTCCAAGCAATATGATTCATTTAGGGGGAGATGAAGTAAGTTTTGGCAATCAAATGTGGCCCAAAGATCCCAAGGTCCTTGATTTGGTAAAGAGGGAAGGTTTGGAAGGGATGAAAGGAGTAGAGGACTATTTCTTTGAAAGAATGGCAGATACCCTTTTTCAGATGAACAATAAGGTTTTGGCCTGGGATGAGATGGCAGGTGCCAGTTTACCTAAGGACAAAACGATTATATTTTGGTGGCGTCATGACAAGAAGGAACAGCTAGGTCTCTCACTCCAAAATGGCTATTCAACAGTAATTTGTCCCCGGATACCTTTTTACTTTGACTTTCTTCAGCAGGAAGACCATAAATATGGGAGGAAATGGGCGGGTGCTTTTGCCCCTTTAGCTGCCGTTTATGATTTTGAAGTGGATGATTTTGGTGTCAAGCCGGAGGAAAAGCCCCTGATTTTAGGAATTCAAGCCAATCTTTGGACAGAGACTGTCCACAATGAGCAAAGGTTTGATTTTCTGATGTATCCAAGGATTGCTGCTTTGGCAGAGGTAGTTTGGTCAGAAAAAGCAGTTAAATCTTATGTAGGGTTTAAGAATAGATTGTCGGTTCATCTGGAAAAATACAAGGCTGAAAAGATTTATTACTTTGACCCCTTTGAACCCGATCATCATCCGGAACCGGTATATGAACCCTGA